The genomic region GAATTTATTTAACAATATTAATCAAAGTACCAATTTTATCTATATGACATTCCACTATATCCCCGATTTTTAATAATTTAGGTGGATTAAAACCCTTGCCCACCCCAGCTGGAGTACCAGTAGCTATAATATCTCCAGGTTTTAATGTTAAGCCTTTAGAAATATCACTTATAATATAAGGAATATCAAACATCATATATTTAGTATTTGAATTCTGTCTCATTTCTCCATTTACCTTAGAATATAAATCTAAGCTCAATGGCAATGGTAGTTGACTTTTATGTACAATTGCAGGCCCCATAGCAGTAAAAGTATCTAAGCCCTTTCCTCTAGTCCACTGTGTATGTTTTTTTTGTAAATCTCTAGCTGTTATATCGTTTAAAATTGAGTAACCAAAAATGTACTCCTCTACCTTATCTTTTTCAATATTAATACCTTCTTTTCCTATTATTACTGCAAGCTCCACCTCGTAATCTACTTCATCGGTAATTTCCTTATGGCTATTTATATATTCATTGGACCCAATAATTCGATTAGCCACTTTACTAAAATATACAGGGTAATCTGGTACCTTTCTTTCATTTCCTAGACTATCCTTAAGCTCAATAACATGAGCATGATAATTTAGCCCTAAACAAATAACACTTCTTATTGGTACCGTTATTGGTGCACAAAGCTTTACACTATCTGTACTAATTCCTTCTATATTATCACTATGAATAATATTATGAATTTTATTTATCAACTCATCATTACAAATACTAATAAATTCATTCATTGTTGTAAAAGAACCGAATCCTAATACTTGGTTTAAATTAAGTACAATATTCTCTTCAGAATTTAATACCCCTATCTCTTCAATACCATTATGAATATATGTAACAAATTTCATATTCTCATTTCCCCTCAAAAGTATTTCTTTCTATTGTACAAAATCACTGTTTAACCTTCAAGTACTAAAATCAGAGGTAAAAATAAAAACCTACTCATAGGAAGTAGATTTTTATTTTTATTATTTATTCTAAATTACTAATGTTCCATCTTCCTGTTCTACCATTAAAAGTATTTTTCTCTCATCCCCTGTTTTTGCATCAATGTAAATCAGGAATCTATCTTCACCAAAGGTAACCCTAAATTCATAGCAAAGTAATTCATGATCACCGGCAGTAGGAATTATTACTAGTCTAACATTTTCTACTTCAACAGCACTAGATAATCTTTCCATTGCTTGTTCTTCAGATATTTCTGGGTCTGGTATATCTCTTTCATGGTGACTCATTAAAAAACCATGAGCTTCATATCCGATTATTTCTCCGTTATCTAAAGCAACCTTAACTTTTATTAAATCTGGATATACAATAACATTATCCTGCTTATATGCAAAGTTTATAAGTATTTGTCCCTCATATGCAATAGTATATGTTGGTACCATATGTTCATAGCCTGTATCGTTTAAAAACTGTTGAGCTATTTCAATTGCTTCATCTTTATCTAGACGACTCTGATTTATTATTCTAGGGTTAATATACCATAATAGTTTTCCACCTTGTCTAGTAACAACAGCAGAAATATTATCACCATTTCTATTTCCTGGTTTTTGCGCTCTGATATAATAACCAGTAAATACTGTGTTTTGTACATCACCTGCTATTTCTATATTAGTCAAATCTTCTTTTATTGTATTACGAAGAACATCTATTGCTTGCTTTTCATCAATCTCCTTTCCAGTAAGCCTAGATTTTCTATCTGTCATATGTTCAGAAAATGGTCCGTCATAAATTAACTCAGGATATTCCTGCATTCTCTCTTCCATATTTATTAATCCATTAAAAGTTTCCATTCTTTTATTTAAAGCTTGTAAATTTCTATTCGCATTTCTTCTTAGATCCCCAAAGTTTACACCATCTTTTACAATTTGTTGTTGAAGTACAATAAGCTCTTGAGCTAATAGATTTACATAACTATGTAGATCTGTTAAAGTTCCCATTTCATCATCAGTTAAAACAACGCCATCTAAACTTTTATTCACCATTGCAGTGGAGTAATCACCCAATTGACTTAAAAACTTTTCAACTCTCCTAATGGCTAAATGGTCTAATGGAAGCTGGGTCAATTTATTTTGCGCCATATAGCTTTGGTAAACTGTGTCATTCAAATACTTGGCTGTATCAGTAGTTGATCCCGCAACCATTGCCTTAGCCAAATCAACTTGAGCATTTTTAACATGCCCTATTAACTCATAAAATTGTCTTTGAAATTGTAAATCTAAATATGTATGATAGTCAATTTTTTGATTATACTGATGTGCTCCCCAGCCAATGGATACTAGTAAAGCAAGTCCTAGGGCTATAGGTAGTGTATATCTTCTCCAGTTCATTATTTACTCACTCCTTTACACTCCAAATACGTGACGGCCGATTCTCAATGTAATTCTTCTTGTCCATATCCATGGACTTGTTGCTGTTGCAGGATTCCAGAAGTATAATGCTCCTCCAGTCGGATCCCATCCATTTAAAGCATCTCTTGCAGCCCTATATGCACTTTCTCCTGGTTCTTGATTTATAGCACCGTTTTTAACTGGTTCAAAGGCACATGGTTGATAAACTACCCCTGCTAGTGTATTTGGAAACTGAGGACTTCTAACCCTGTTTAATATAACAGCTCCCACTGCAACTTGTCCTTCATAGGGTTCCCCTCTTGACTCAGAGTGGATAGTTCTAGCTAGTAAATGGACATCATCACTTCGTGATACACCTCTACTGGCAGGTGTAGTTGTGCCACCTGTACGAGTTGGTAATCCAATTGCTACCCTAGTCTGAGGGCCCACAATACCATCTGCAGCTAATCCATTTGCCCTTTGAAATCTAACAACCGCATCATAGGTTTGTTGACCAAAAATACCACTGATCGGTCCATCATAGAAGCCCCAATTTCTAAGTCTAGTTTGCATAAGCGTAACATCCTCTCCCTGGGACCCCCAAGAAAGAGTTTGTCCATGTACTAGCTCTGCTCCCATATAGCCAAAAACAGAGAATAGTATTATAGTTATAAGAAAAATAGAAATATTTTTAGTTCTACTCATTTTTATCCTCCTTAGAAATTAATTTCAATTAACATTATTTTTATCAAAAGGATAAATTTTATCCCAAAAAAGTAGAAAATCTACGTGTAACACGTAGATTATATAATACTAAAAACCTATTAATGCACCAGCAATATTGAAATATACAAGTAAAGCCATTACATCCACTATTGTAGTAATTAGTGGACCTGCCATAATTGCAGGGTCTAATTTTAATTTTTTTGCAATAATTGGAAGGGTACCTCCAACCATCTTGGCCATCATTATGGTTAATAGTAAGGTAAT from Serpentinicella alkaliphila harbors:
- a CDS encoding fumarylacetoacetate hydrolase family protein, whose amino-acid sequence is MKFVTYIHNGIEEIGVLNSEENIVLNLNQVLGFGSFTTMNEFISICNDELINKIHNIIHSDNIEGISTDSVKLCAPITVPIRSVICLGLNYHAHVIELKDSLGNERKVPDYPVYFSKVANRIIGSNEYINSHKEITDEVDYEVELAVIIGKEGINIEKDKVEEYIFGYSILNDITARDLQKKHTQWTRGKGLDTFTAMGPAIVHKSQLPLPLSLDLYSKVNGEMRQNSNTKYMMFDIPYIISDISKGLTLKPGDIIATGTPAGVGKGFNPPKLLKIGDIVECHIDKIGTLINIVK
- the sleB gene encoding spore cortex-lytic enzyme: MSRTKNISIFLITIILFSVFGYMGAELVHGQTLSWGSQGEDVTLMQTRLRNWGFYDGPISGIFGQQTYDAVVRFQRANGLAADGIVGPQTRVAIGLPTRTGGTTTPASRGVSRSDDVHLLARTIHSESRGEPYEGQVAVGAVILNRVRSPQFPNTLAGVVYQPCAFEPVKNGAINQEPGESAYRAARDALNGWDPTGGALYFWNPATATSPWIWTRRITLRIGRHVFGV
- the ypeB gene encoding germination protein YpeB encodes the protein MNWRRYTLPIALGLALLVSIGWGAHQYNQKIDYHTYLDLQFQRQFYELIGHVKNAQVDLAKAMVAGSTTDTAKYLNDTVYQSYMAQNKLTQLPLDHLAIRRVEKFLSQLGDYSTAMVNKSLDGVVLTDDEMGTLTDLHSYVNLLAQELIVLQQQIVKDGVNFGDLRRNANRNLQALNKRMETFNGLINMEERMQEYPELIYDGPFSEHMTDRKSRLTGKEIDEKQAIDVLRNTIKEDLTNIEIAGDVQNTVFTGYYIRAQKPGNRNGDNISAVVTRQGGKLLWYINPRIINQSRLDKDEAIEIAQQFLNDTGYEHMVPTYTIAYEGQILINFAYKQDNVIVYPDLIKVKVALDNGEIIGYEAHGFLMSHHERDIPDPEISEEQAMERLSSAVEVENVRLVIIPTAGDHELLCYEFRVTFGEDRFLIYIDAKTGDERKILLMVEQEDGTLVI